The Manihot esculenta cultivar AM560-2 chromosome 11, M.esculenta_v8, whole genome shotgun sequence genome includes a region encoding these proteins:
- the LOC110626585 gene encoding uncharacterized protein LOC110626585 isoform X4 codes for MDKKFSAEDLSTIGGIATVSLLHSFIPTHWLPFSIVGRAQKWTLSRTLLVSILACVEFDQRVSTSVFCISALGAVLHVFSTSILGITAVTMANTIAGEETVHKLASLLLVFLGGSYVLLFLSGKGGHSHSHNQPMEKMAVAGLVLVPALSPCATTLPVFLAAGNSSSMMVLAIIVLLFSRDNLH; via the exons ATGGACAAGAAGTTTAGCGCCGAAGATCTGTCGACTATCGGAGGAATTGCTACAGTTTCGCttcttcattctttcattccaaCGCATTGGCTTCCCTTCTCTATCGTTGGCCGCGCTCAGAAATGGACTCTTTCCAGAACCCTCCTTGTCAGTAT TCTGGCGTGCGTGGAATTTGATCAGCGTGTCTCTACCAGTGTGTTTTGTATAT CGGCACTTGGAGCGGTTTTGCATGTGTTTTCCACTTCAATTCTTGGTATAACAGCAGTAACCATGGCAAATACAATTGCTGGAGAAGAAACTGTTCACAAACTTGCTTCACTTTTGCTTGTATTTCTCGGTGGTAGTTATGTGTTACTATTTCTCTCTGGAAAGGGTGGACACTCTCATTCTCACAACCAACCCATGGAGAAAATGGCTGTTGCAGGACTGGTTCTTGTACCTGCATTATCTCCCTGTGCAACTACACTTCCTGTTTTTCTTGCTGCTGGGAATTCATCCTCTATGATGGTGCTTGCTATCATAGTGCTTCTATTTAG CAGAGACAATCTGCATTAA
- the LOC110626585 gene encoding uncharacterized protein LOC110626585 isoform X5, with translation MDKKFSAEDLSTIGGIATVSLLHSFIPTHWLPFSIVGRAQKWTLSRTLLVSILACVEFDQRVSTSVFCISALGAVLHVFSTSILGITAVTMANTIAGEETVHKLASLLLVFLGGSYVLLFLSGKGGHSHSHNQPMEKMAVAGLVLVPALSPCATTLPVFLAAGNSSSMMVLAIIVLLFRDNLH, from the exons ATGGACAAGAAGTTTAGCGCCGAAGATCTGTCGACTATCGGAGGAATTGCTACAGTTTCGCttcttcattctttcattccaaCGCATTGGCTTCCCTTCTCTATCGTTGGCCGCGCTCAGAAATGGACTCTTTCCAGAACCCTCCTTGTCAGTAT TCTGGCGTGCGTGGAATTTGATCAGCGTGTCTCTACCAGTGTGTTTTGTATAT CGGCACTTGGAGCGGTTTTGCATGTGTTTTCCACTTCAATTCTTGGTATAACAGCAGTAACCATGGCAAATACAATTGCTGGAGAAGAAACTGTTCACAAACTTGCTTCACTTTTGCTTGTATTTCTCGGTGGTAGTTATGTGTTACTATTTCTCTCTGGAAAGGGTGGACACTCTCATTCTCACAACCAACCCATGGAGAAAATGGCTGTTGCAGGACTGGTTCTTGTACCTGCATTATCTCCCTGTGCAACTACACTTCCTGTTTTTCTTGCTGCTGGGAATTCATCCTCTATGATGGTGCTTGCTATCATAGTGCTTCTATTTAG AGACAATCTGCATTAA
- the LOC110626585 gene encoding uncharacterized protein LOC110626585 isoform X6, whose amino-acid sequence MDKKFSAEDLSTIGGIATVSLLHSFIPTHWLPFSIVGRAQKWTLSRTLLVSILACVEFDQRVSTSVFCISALGAVLHVFSTSILGITAVTMANTIAGEETVHKLASLLLVFLGGSYVLLFLSGKGGHSHSHNQPMEKMAVAGLVLVPALSPCATTLPVFLAAGNSSSMMVLAIIVLLFR is encoded by the exons ATGGACAAGAAGTTTAGCGCCGAAGATCTGTCGACTATCGGAGGAATTGCTACAGTTTCGCttcttcattctttcattccaaCGCATTGGCTTCCCTTCTCTATCGTTGGCCGCGCTCAGAAATGGACTCTTTCCAGAACCCTCCTTGTCAGTAT TCTGGCGTGCGTGGAATTTGATCAGCGTGTCTCTACCAGTGTGTTTTGTATAT CGGCACTTGGAGCGGTTTTGCATGTGTTTTCCACTTCAATTCTTGGTATAACAGCAGTAACCATGGCAAATACAATTGCTGGAGAAGAAACTGTTCACAAACTTGCTTCACTTTTGCTTGTATTTCTCGGTGGTAGTTATGTGTTACTATTTCTCTCTGGAAAGGGTGGACACTCTCATTCTCACAACCAACCCATGGAGAAAATGGCTGTTGCAGGACTGGTTCTTGTACCTGCATTATCTCCCTGTGCAACTACACTTCCTGTTTTTCTTGCTGCTGGGAATTCATCCTCTATGATGGTGCTTGCTATCATAGTGCTTCTATTTAG GTGA